One window from the genome of Osmerus eperlanus chromosome 3, fOsmEpe2.1, whole genome shotgun sequence encodes:
- the cryl1 gene encoding lambda-crystallin homolog: MSSSKGKIITVVGSGLIGRSWAMVFLSGGYRVQIYDNQAGQAARALLDVRKQLEELQEAGMLRGDLSATQQLALLSSHDDLPQALEGAFFVQECVFEQLEAKQEVFRAVESHVGEGVVLSSSTSCLLPSNVFSQVQNQKRCIISHPVNPPYYVKLVELVPHPETLPAVMDATYALMSEVGQAPVRLRKEIDGFALNRVQYAIIAESWRLVKDGVISVKDIDLVMSEGLGMRYAFIGPMETMHLNAPEGLQDYLQRYSQGMRRVLEAFGPVPDFSGEAASQINKEMCELIPSDHEHLSVRRERRDQLLMGLASLKK, translated from the exons ATGAGTTCGTCTAAAGGGAAAATCATTACCGTCGTTGGCAG CGGGCTGATAGGCCGGTCCTGGGCCATGGTGTTCCTGAGTGGAGGCTACAGGGTGCAGATCTACGACAACCAGGCGGGCCAGGCCGCCAGGGCACTGCTGGATGTCAG GAAGCAGTtggaggagctgcaggaagCTGGCATGCTGAGGGGTGACCTGAGTGCCACACAGCAGTTAGCCCTGCTGAGTAGTCATGATGACCTCCCCCAGGCCTTAGAGGGAGCATTCTTCGTTCAG gagtgtgtgtttgagcagctGGAGGCCAAGCAGGAAGTGTTCCGGGCTGTGGAGAGCCATGTTGGAGAGGGCGTGGTCCTCAGTAGCTCCACTTCCTGCCTGCTACCTAGCAACGTCTTCTCTCAGGTCCAGAACCAGAAACGATGCATCATATCTCACCCG GTGAACCCTCCCTACTACGTGAAACTGGTGGAGCTGGTGCCGCACCCCGAGACGTTGCCAGCGGTGATGGATGCCACCTACGCGCTAATGAGCGAGGTGGGCCAGGCGCCGGTCCGTCTGCGGAAGGAGATTGACGGCTTTGCCCTGAACCGGGTGCAGTACGCCATCATCGCAGAGTCCTGGAGGCTGGTCAAG GACGGTGTTATCTCAGTAAAGGACATCGACCTGGTGATGTCAGAGGGTCTGGGAATGCGCTACGCCTTTATTGGTCCCATGGAAACCATGCATCTGAATGCACCTGAAG GGCTGCAGGACTACCTCCAGAGGTACTCGCAGGGCATGAGGAGGGTGCTGGAGGCCTTCGGGCCCGTCCCTGACTTCTCCGGGGAGGCTGCCTCTCAAATCAACaaa GAAATGTGTGAGCTGATCCCCAGTGATCATGAGCACCTGTCTGtccggagggagaggagggaccaGCTACTCATGGGCCTGGCCTCACTGAAGAAGTGA